A portion of the Musa acuminata AAA Group cultivar baxijiao chromosome BXJ1-1, Cavendish_Baxijiao_AAA, whole genome shotgun sequence genome contains these proteins:
- the LOC135587197 gene encoding heavy metal-associated isoprenylated plant protein 3-like, protein MHCEGCAKKVIKSVKGVQGVEGVKADAGSGKLTVMGKLDPWKLRDRVEAKTHKKVDLVSPANFPKKGADANDPSSSYAKKPAAVKKPDDKKPQDKLAVTTVVLKIRLHCEGCIRRIRKTITKIKGVDSVVFDTQKDLVTVKGTMDAKPLPEVLKAKLRRDVEVVQPKKDGGEKKDKGGGGEKKEKGGGGGGGGGGGGQKETNAKAATAPEPPNEMDYYAGYGYRIELVHAPQLFSDENPNSCSVM, encoded by the exons ATGCATTGCGAGGGCTGTGCCAAAAAGGTCATCAAATCCGTCAAGGGCGTTCAAG GCGTGGAAGGGGTGAAAGCAGACGCCGGGAGCGGGAAGCTGACGGTGATGGGAAAGCTGGACCCGTGGAAGCTCCGCGATCGGGTGGAGGCCAAGACCCACAAGAAGGTGGACCTCGTCTCCCCCGCCAACTTTCCCAAAAAAGGCGCCGACGCCAACGATCCCTCCTCCTCCTACGCCAAGAAGCCCGCCGCGGTCAAGAAACCCGACGACAAGAAACCCCAGGACAAG CTTGCGGTGACGACGGTGGTGCTGAAGATTCGTTTGCACTGCGAGGGTTGCATCCGACGAATCCGGAAGACCATCACCAAAATTAAAG GTGTGGACAGCGTGGTCTTCGACACCCAAAAGGATCTGGTCACCGTCAAGGGGACGATGGACGCGAAGCCGCTGCCAGAGGTGCTGAAGGCGAAGCTGAGGCGGGACGTGGAGGTGGTGCAGCCCAAGAAGGACGGCGGCGAGAAGAAGGATAAGGGCGGCGGAggcgagaagaaggagaagggtggtggtggtggcggcggcggaggaggaggtggccaGAAGGAGACCAACGCAAAGGCGGCCACGGCACCGGAGCCTCCGAACGAGATGGACTACTACGCGGGTTACGGTTACCGCATCGAGTTGGTGCACGCGCCGCAGCTGTTCAGCGACGAGAACCCCAACTCGTGTTCCGTTATGTGA